One Paroedura picta isolate Pp20150507F chromosome 3, Ppicta_v3.0, whole genome shotgun sequence genomic window carries:
- the UNC5A gene encoding netrin receptor UNC5A isoform X5, whose protein sequence is MASGCTRVITSYSGAWTKAPVEWLRNEELLDPTLDPNFYITLEHSLVVKQARLADTGNYTCVAKNIVARRRSSPAAITVYVNGGWSTWTDWSACSTSCGRGWQKRSRSCTNPTPLNGGAFCEGQNVQKSSCATLCPVPGGWSAWSLWSECGADCTHWRSRECSDPAPRNGGEECQGPELETRNCTSELCAHGTGGSEDVALYVGLMAVAVCLVLLLLVVTLVYCRKKEGLDSDVADSSILTAGFQPVSIKPTKADNSHLLTIQPDLSTATMTYQGSLCSRQDGPSKFQLGNGHLLSPLGSGRHTLHHSSPSADPVDFVSRFSTQSFFRSLPRSGANMAYGTFNFLGGRLMIPNAGVSLLIPPDAIPRGKIYEIYLTLHKQEDVRLPLAGCQTLLSPIISCGPPGVLLTRPVILAMDHCVEPNPETWSLHLKKQSCEGTWEDVLHLGEPVPSELYHCQLEPQACYIFTEQLGRFALVGESLSMAASKRLKLVLFAPTTCSGLEYDVRVYCLSDTRDALKEVVQIEKQMGGQLIGAPRILHFKDSYHNLRLSIHDVPSSLWKSKLLVSYQEIPFYHLWSGLQPYLHCTFTLERLSTSTCQLACKIWIWQVEGDGQSFNIDFDISKDARFSDWLPPDHEAGSPALVGPSAFKIPFLIRQKIISSLDPPGARGADWRVLAQKLHLDSHLSFFASKPSPTAMILNLWEAHHFPNGNLNQLAAAVAEVGKQDSSLFMVSEAEC, encoded by the exons ATGGCGAGTGGGTGCACCAGGGTGATCACATCATACAGCGGAGCGTGGACAAAAGCACCG GTTGAGTGGCTGCGCAACGAAGAGCTCCTGGACCCCACGCTGGACCCAAATTTCTACATCACCCTGGAGCATAGCCTGGTGGTGAAGCAGGCCCGTCTAGCTGACACAGGCAACTATACCTGCGTGGCCAAGAATATTGTAGCCCGGCGTCGCAGTTCACCGGCCGCCATCACTGTCTATG TGAATGGTGGCTGGTCGACGTGGACGGATTGGTCAGCCTGCAGCACCAGCTGTGGACGGGGCTGGCAGAAGCGGAGCCGGAGCTGCACCAACCCAACGCCACTCAACGGGGGTGCCTTCTGTGAGGGCCAGAATGTGCAGAAAAGTTCCTGCGCCACCCTGTGCCCAG TGCCTGGTGGGTGGTCAGCCTGGAGCCTGTGGTCGGAGTGTGGTGCAGACTGTACACATTGGCGTAGCCGTGAGTGCTCTGATCCAGCACCCCGGAACGGCGGGGAAGAGTGCCAGGGGCCTGAACTGGAGACCCGCAACTGCACCAGTGAGCTGTGTGCTCACG GGACTGGTGGCTCTGAGGATGTGGCTTTATACGTGGGCCTAATGGCTGTGGCTGTCTGCCTGGTGCTGCTGCTCCTGGTAGTGACTCTGGTCTATTGCCGCAAGAAGGAAGGCCTGGATTCGGATGTGGCTGACTCTTCTATTCTCACCGCTGGTTTCCAGCCAGTCAGCATCAAGCCCACCAAAGCAG ATAACTCCCACTTGCTGACTATCCAGCCTGACTTGAGTACCGCTACCATGACCTACCAGGGCTCACTGTGCTCACGTCAGGACGGACCCAGCAAGTTCCAGCTTGGCAACGGGCACCTGCTGAGCCCGCTGGGCAGTGGACGCCACACTTTGCACCATAGTTCACCTAGTGCTGACCCAGTGGACTTTGTCTCGCGATTCTCTACCCAGAGTTTCTTCCGCTCTTTACCCAGGAGTGGTGCTAACATGGCATATGGGACCTTCAACTTCCTGGGCGGACGCTTAATGATACCCAACGCAG GTGTCAGCCTGCTCATCCCACCTGATGCCATCCCACGAGGGAAGATCTATGAAATCTACCTGACACTGCACAAGCAGGAGGATGTGAG attgcccctggctggctgcCAGACCCTGCTGAGCCCCATTATCAGCTGTGGCCCTCCTGGGGTGCTGCTCACCAGGCCCGTCATCCtagccatggatcactgtgtgGAGCCGAACCCTGAGACCTGGAGTCTGCACCTCAAAAAGCAATCGTGTGAGGGCACATGGGAG GATGTGTTGCACCTGGGCGAGCCAGTGCCCTCAGAACTCTACCACTGCCAGCTGGAACCTCAGGCTTGCTACATCTTCACAGAGCAACTGGGGCGCTTTGCCTTGGTGGGGGAATCCCTCAGCATGGCTGCCTCTAAACGCCTCAAGCTGGTCCTCTTTGCCCCCACTACTTGTAGTGGTCTGGAATACGATGTCCGGGTATACTGCCTCAGTGACACCCGTGATGCACTCAAG GAAGTGGTCCAAATAGAGAAGCAGATGGGAGGACAGCTGATCGGTGCGCCACGGATCCTGCACTTCAAGGACAGTTACCATAATTTGCGACTCTCCATCCATGATGTGCCCAGCTCCCTGTGGAAGAGCAAGCTCCTCGTCAGCTATCAG GAGATCCCCTTCTATCACCTTTGGAGTGGGTTGCAGCCCTATCTGCACTGCACCTTCACCCTGGAGCGACTCAGCACCAGCACTTGCCAGCTGGCGTGCAAAATCTGGATCTGGCAGGTTGAAGgtgatgggcagagcttcaataTTGACTTTGACATCTCAAAG GATGCACGGTTCTCAGACTGGCTGCCCCCAGATCATGAGGCTGGCTCCCCTGCCCTGGTGGGCCCCAGTGCCTTCAAGATCCCCTTCCTCATCCGCCAGAAGATTATAAGCAGCCTGGATCCACCAGGAGCCCGTGGAGCAGACTGGAGAGTACTAGCTCAGAAGCTGCACCTCGACAG CCATCTCAGCTTCTTTGCTTCAAAACCCAGCCCAACAGCCATGATCTTGAACTTATGGGAGGCACACCACTTTCCCAACGGAAACctcaaccagctggctgctgcTGTGGCTGAGGTGGGCAAGCAGGACAGCTCCCTCTTCATGGTTTCAGAAGCCGAGTGCTAA
- the UNC5A gene encoding netrin receptor UNC5A isoform X3, translated as MASWQRLGSGARVGTGLWHVLLAGTILSSHIQPNGAQQSATVAIPVPGSTSDLLPHFLLEPEDVYIVKNKPVTLACKATPATQIYFKCNGEWVHQGDHIIQRSVDKSTGLPLMEVRIDISRQQVEKIFGLEEYWCQCVAWSSSGTTKSQKAYVRIAYLRKNFEQEPVAKEVSIEQGIVLPCRPPEGIPPAEVEWLRNEELLDPTLDPNFYITLEHSLVVKQARLADTGNYTCVAKNIVARRRSSPAAITVYVPGGWSAWSLWSECGADCTHWRSRECSDPAPRNGGEECQGPELETRNCTSELCAHGTGGSEDVALYVGLMAVAVCLVLLLLVVTLVYCRKKEGLDSDVADSSILTAGFQPVSIKPTKADNSHLLTIQPDLSTATMTYQGSLCSRQDGPSKFQLGNGHLLSPLGSGRHTLHHSSPSADPVDFVSRFSTQSFFRSLPRSGANMAYGTFNFLGGRLMIPNAGVSLLIPPDAIPRGKIYEIYLTLHKQEDVRLPLAGCQTLLSPIISCGPPGVLLTRPVILAMDHCVEPNPETWSLHLKKQSCEGTWEDVLHLGEPVPSELYHCQLEPQACYIFTEQLGRFALVGESLSMAASKRLKLVLFAPTTCSGLEYDVRVYCLSDTRDALKEVVQIEKQMGGQLIGAPRILHFKDSYHNLRLSIHDVPSSLWKSKLLVSYQEIPFYHLWSGLQPYLHCTFTLERLSTSTCQLACKIWIWQVEGDGQSFNIDFDISKDARFSDWLPPDHEAGSPALVGPSAFKIPFLIRQKIISSLDPPGARGADWRVLAQKLHLDSHLSFFASKPSPTAMILNLWEAHHFPNGNLNQLAAAVAEVGKQDSSLFMVSEAEC; from the exons GTGCCCAGCAAAGTGCCACTGTGGCCATCCCTGTGCCAGGCTCCACTTCAGACCTGCTCCCTCACTTCCTGCTGGAACCTGAGGATGTTTACATTGTCAAGAACAAGCCGGTGACTCTGGCCTGCAAGGCCACGCCTGCCACCCAGATCTACTTCAAGTGCAATGGCGAGTGGGTGCACCAGGGTGATCACATCATACAGCGGAGCGTGGACAAAAGCACCG GCCTGCCCCTCATGGAGGTGCGGATTGATATCTCACGGCAGCAGGTGGAAAAGATCTTTGGTCTGGAAGAGTACTGGTGCCAGTGTGTTGCCTGGAGCTCTTCTGGCACCACCAAGAGTCAGAAGGCCTATGTGCGGATTGCTT ACCTGCGGAAGAACTTTGAACAAGAGCCAGTGGCCAAAGAGGTTTCtattgagcaggggattgtgCTGCCTTGTCGCCCTCCAGAGGGGATCCCTCCTGCTGAA GTTGAGTGGCTGCGCAACGAAGAGCTCCTGGACCCCACGCTGGACCCAAATTTCTACATCACCCTGGAGCATAGCCTGGTGGTGAAGCAGGCCCGTCTAGCTGACACAGGCAACTATACCTGCGTGGCCAAGAATATTGTAGCCCGGCGTCGCAGTTCACCGGCCGCCATCACTGTCTATG TGCCTGGTGGGTGGTCAGCCTGGAGCCTGTGGTCGGAGTGTGGTGCAGACTGTACACATTGGCGTAGCCGTGAGTGCTCTGATCCAGCACCCCGGAACGGCGGGGAAGAGTGCCAGGGGCCTGAACTGGAGACCCGCAACTGCACCAGTGAGCTGTGTGCTCACG GGACTGGTGGCTCTGAGGATGTGGCTTTATACGTGGGCCTAATGGCTGTGGCTGTCTGCCTGGTGCTGCTGCTCCTGGTAGTGACTCTGGTCTATTGCCGCAAGAAGGAAGGCCTGGATTCGGATGTGGCTGACTCTTCTATTCTCACCGCTGGTTTCCAGCCAGTCAGCATCAAGCCCACCAAAGCAG ATAACTCCCACTTGCTGACTATCCAGCCTGACTTGAGTACCGCTACCATGACCTACCAGGGCTCACTGTGCTCACGTCAGGACGGACCCAGCAAGTTCCAGCTTGGCAACGGGCACCTGCTGAGCCCGCTGGGCAGTGGACGCCACACTTTGCACCATAGTTCACCTAGTGCTGACCCAGTGGACTTTGTCTCGCGATTCTCTACCCAGAGTTTCTTCCGCTCTTTACCCAGGAGTGGTGCTAACATGGCATATGGGACCTTCAACTTCCTGGGCGGACGCTTAATGATACCCAACGCAG GTGTCAGCCTGCTCATCCCACCTGATGCCATCCCACGAGGGAAGATCTATGAAATCTACCTGACACTGCACAAGCAGGAGGATGTGAG attgcccctggctggctgcCAGACCCTGCTGAGCCCCATTATCAGCTGTGGCCCTCCTGGGGTGCTGCTCACCAGGCCCGTCATCCtagccatggatcactgtgtgGAGCCGAACCCTGAGACCTGGAGTCTGCACCTCAAAAAGCAATCGTGTGAGGGCACATGGGAG GATGTGTTGCACCTGGGCGAGCCAGTGCCCTCAGAACTCTACCACTGCCAGCTGGAACCTCAGGCTTGCTACATCTTCACAGAGCAACTGGGGCGCTTTGCCTTGGTGGGGGAATCCCTCAGCATGGCTGCCTCTAAACGCCTCAAGCTGGTCCTCTTTGCCCCCACTACTTGTAGTGGTCTGGAATACGATGTCCGGGTATACTGCCTCAGTGACACCCGTGATGCACTCAAG GAAGTGGTCCAAATAGAGAAGCAGATGGGAGGACAGCTGATCGGTGCGCCACGGATCCTGCACTTCAAGGACAGTTACCATAATTTGCGACTCTCCATCCATGATGTGCCCAGCTCCCTGTGGAAGAGCAAGCTCCTCGTCAGCTATCAG GAGATCCCCTTCTATCACCTTTGGAGTGGGTTGCAGCCCTATCTGCACTGCACCTTCACCCTGGAGCGACTCAGCACCAGCACTTGCCAGCTGGCGTGCAAAATCTGGATCTGGCAGGTTGAAGgtgatgggcagagcttcaataTTGACTTTGACATCTCAAAG GATGCACGGTTCTCAGACTGGCTGCCCCCAGATCATGAGGCTGGCTCCCCTGCCCTGGTGGGCCCCAGTGCCTTCAAGATCCCCTTCCTCATCCGCCAGAAGATTATAAGCAGCCTGGATCCACCAGGAGCCCGTGGAGCAGACTGGAGAGTACTAGCTCAGAAGCTGCACCTCGACAG CCATCTCAGCTTCTTTGCTTCAAAACCCAGCCCAACAGCCATGATCTTGAACTTATGGGAGGCACACCACTTTCCCAACGGAAACctcaaccagctggctgctgcTGTGGCTGAGGTGGGCAAGCAGGACAGCTCCCTCTTCATGGTTTCAGAAGCCGAGTGCTAA
- the UNC5A gene encoding netrin receptor UNC5A isoform X1 — protein MASWQRLGSGARVGTGLWHVLLAGTILSSHIQPNGAQQSATVAIPVPGSTSDLLPHFLLEPEDVYIVKNKPVTLACKATPATQIYFKCNGEWVHQGDHIIQRSVDKSTGLPLMEVRIDISRQQVEKIFGLEEYWCQCVAWSSSGTTKSQKAYVRIAYLRKNFEQEPVAKEVSIEQGIVLPCRPPEGIPPAEVEWLRNEELLDPTLDPNFYITLEHSLVVKQARLADTGNYTCVAKNIVARRRSSPAAITVYVNGGWSTWTDWSACSTSCGRGWQKRSRSCTNPTPLNGGAFCEGQNVQKSSCATLCPVPGGWSAWSLWSECGADCTHWRSRECSDPAPRNGGEECQGPELETRNCTSELCAHGTGGSEDVALYVGLMAVAVCLVLLLLVVTLVYCRKKEGLDSDVADSSILTAGFQPVSIKPTKADNSHLLTIQPDLSTATMTYQGSLCSRQDGPSKFQLGNGHLLSPLGSGRHTLHHSSPSADPVDFVSRFSTQSFFRSLPRSGANMAYGTFNFLGGRLMIPNAGVSLLIPPDAIPRGKIYEIYLTLHKQEDVRLPLAGCQTLLSPIISCGPPGVLLTRPVILAMDHCVEPNPETWSLHLKKQSCEGTWEDVLHLGEPVPSELYHCQLEPQACYIFTEQLGRFALVGESLSMAASKRLKLVLFAPTTCSGLEYDVRVYCLSDTRDALKEVVQIEKQMGGQLIGAPRILHFKDSYHNLRLSIHDVPSSLWKSKLLVSYQEIPFYHLWSGLQPYLHCTFTLERLSTSTCQLACKIWIWQVEGDGQSFNIDFDISKDARFSDWLPPDHEAGSPALVGPSAFKIPFLIRQKIISSLDPPGARGADWRVLAQKLHLDSHLSFFASKPSPTAMILNLWEAHHFPNGNLNQLAAAVAEVGKQDSSLFMVSEAEC, from the exons GTGCCCAGCAAAGTGCCACTGTGGCCATCCCTGTGCCAGGCTCCACTTCAGACCTGCTCCCTCACTTCCTGCTGGAACCTGAGGATGTTTACATTGTCAAGAACAAGCCGGTGACTCTGGCCTGCAAGGCCACGCCTGCCACCCAGATCTACTTCAAGTGCAATGGCGAGTGGGTGCACCAGGGTGATCACATCATACAGCGGAGCGTGGACAAAAGCACCG GCCTGCCCCTCATGGAGGTGCGGATTGATATCTCACGGCAGCAGGTGGAAAAGATCTTTGGTCTGGAAGAGTACTGGTGCCAGTGTGTTGCCTGGAGCTCTTCTGGCACCACCAAGAGTCAGAAGGCCTATGTGCGGATTGCTT ACCTGCGGAAGAACTTTGAACAAGAGCCAGTGGCCAAAGAGGTTTCtattgagcaggggattgtgCTGCCTTGTCGCCCTCCAGAGGGGATCCCTCCTGCTGAA GTTGAGTGGCTGCGCAACGAAGAGCTCCTGGACCCCACGCTGGACCCAAATTTCTACATCACCCTGGAGCATAGCCTGGTGGTGAAGCAGGCCCGTCTAGCTGACACAGGCAACTATACCTGCGTGGCCAAGAATATTGTAGCCCGGCGTCGCAGTTCACCGGCCGCCATCACTGTCTATG TGAATGGTGGCTGGTCGACGTGGACGGATTGGTCAGCCTGCAGCACCAGCTGTGGACGGGGCTGGCAGAAGCGGAGCCGGAGCTGCACCAACCCAACGCCACTCAACGGGGGTGCCTTCTGTGAGGGCCAGAATGTGCAGAAAAGTTCCTGCGCCACCCTGTGCCCAG TGCCTGGTGGGTGGTCAGCCTGGAGCCTGTGGTCGGAGTGTGGTGCAGACTGTACACATTGGCGTAGCCGTGAGTGCTCTGATCCAGCACCCCGGAACGGCGGGGAAGAGTGCCAGGGGCCTGAACTGGAGACCCGCAACTGCACCAGTGAGCTGTGTGCTCACG GGACTGGTGGCTCTGAGGATGTGGCTTTATACGTGGGCCTAATGGCTGTGGCTGTCTGCCTGGTGCTGCTGCTCCTGGTAGTGACTCTGGTCTATTGCCGCAAGAAGGAAGGCCTGGATTCGGATGTGGCTGACTCTTCTATTCTCACCGCTGGTTTCCAGCCAGTCAGCATCAAGCCCACCAAAGCAG ATAACTCCCACTTGCTGACTATCCAGCCTGACTTGAGTACCGCTACCATGACCTACCAGGGCTCACTGTGCTCACGTCAGGACGGACCCAGCAAGTTCCAGCTTGGCAACGGGCACCTGCTGAGCCCGCTGGGCAGTGGACGCCACACTTTGCACCATAGTTCACCTAGTGCTGACCCAGTGGACTTTGTCTCGCGATTCTCTACCCAGAGTTTCTTCCGCTCTTTACCCAGGAGTGGTGCTAACATGGCATATGGGACCTTCAACTTCCTGGGCGGACGCTTAATGATACCCAACGCAG GTGTCAGCCTGCTCATCCCACCTGATGCCATCCCACGAGGGAAGATCTATGAAATCTACCTGACACTGCACAAGCAGGAGGATGTGAG attgcccctggctggctgcCAGACCCTGCTGAGCCCCATTATCAGCTGTGGCCCTCCTGGGGTGCTGCTCACCAGGCCCGTCATCCtagccatggatcactgtgtgGAGCCGAACCCTGAGACCTGGAGTCTGCACCTCAAAAAGCAATCGTGTGAGGGCACATGGGAG GATGTGTTGCACCTGGGCGAGCCAGTGCCCTCAGAACTCTACCACTGCCAGCTGGAACCTCAGGCTTGCTACATCTTCACAGAGCAACTGGGGCGCTTTGCCTTGGTGGGGGAATCCCTCAGCATGGCTGCCTCTAAACGCCTCAAGCTGGTCCTCTTTGCCCCCACTACTTGTAGTGGTCTGGAATACGATGTCCGGGTATACTGCCTCAGTGACACCCGTGATGCACTCAAG GAAGTGGTCCAAATAGAGAAGCAGATGGGAGGACAGCTGATCGGTGCGCCACGGATCCTGCACTTCAAGGACAGTTACCATAATTTGCGACTCTCCATCCATGATGTGCCCAGCTCCCTGTGGAAGAGCAAGCTCCTCGTCAGCTATCAG GAGATCCCCTTCTATCACCTTTGGAGTGGGTTGCAGCCCTATCTGCACTGCACCTTCACCCTGGAGCGACTCAGCACCAGCACTTGCCAGCTGGCGTGCAAAATCTGGATCTGGCAGGTTGAAGgtgatgggcagagcttcaataTTGACTTTGACATCTCAAAG GATGCACGGTTCTCAGACTGGCTGCCCCCAGATCATGAGGCTGGCTCCCCTGCCCTGGTGGGCCCCAGTGCCTTCAAGATCCCCTTCCTCATCCGCCAGAAGATTATAAGCAGCCTGGATCCACCAGGAGCCCGTGGAGCAGACTGGAGAGTACTAGCTCAGAAGCTGCACCTCGACAG CCATCTCAGCTTCTTTGCTTCAAAACCCAGCCCAACAGCCATGATCTTGAACTTATGGGAGGCACACCACTTTCCCAACGGAAACctcaaccagctggctgctgcTGTGGCTGAGGTGGGCAAGCAGGACAGCTCCCTCTTCATGGTTTCAGAAGCCGAGTGCTAA
- the UNC5A gene encoding netrin receptor UNC5A isoform X4 yields the protein MEVRIDISRQQVEKIFGLEEYWCQCVAWSSSGTTKSQKAYVRIAYLRKNFEQEPVAKEVSIEQGIVLPCRPPEGIPPAEVEWLRNEELLDPTLDPNFYITLEHSLVVKQARLADTGNYTCVAKNIVARRRSSPAAITVYVNGGWSTWTDWSACSTSCGRGWQKRSRSCTNPTPLNGGAFCEGQNVQKSSCATLCPVPGGWSAWSLWSECGADCTHWRSRECSDPAPRNGGEECQGPELETRNCTSELCAHGTGGSEDVALYVGLMAVAVCLVLLLLVVTLVYCRKKEGLDSDVADSSILTAGFQPVSIKPTKADNSHLLTIQPDLSTATMTYQGSLCSRQDGPSKFQLGNGHLLSPLGSGRHTLHHSSPSADPVDFVSRFSTQSFFRSLPRSGANMAYGTFNFLGGRLMIPNAGVSLLIPPDAIPRGKIYEIYLTLHKQEDVRLPLAGCQTLLSPIISCGPPGVLLTRPVILAMDHCVEPNPETWSLHLKKQSCEGTWEDVLHLGEPVPSELYHCQLEPQACYIFTEQLGRFALVGESLSMAASKRLKLVLFAPTTCSGLEYDVRVYCLSDTRDALKEVVQIEKQMGGQLIGAPRILHFKDSYHNLRLSIHDVPSSLWKSKLLVSYQEIPFYHLWSGLQPYLHCTFTLERLSTSTCQLACKIWIWQVEGDGQSFNIDFDISKDARFSDWLPPDHEAGSPALVGPSAFKIPFLIRQKIISSLDPPGARGADWRVLAQKLHLDSHLSFFASKPSPTAMILNLWEAHHFPNGNLNQLAAAVAEVGKQDSSLFMVSEAEC from the exons ATGGAGGTGCGGATTGATATCTCACGGCAGCAGGTGGAAAAGATCTTTGGTCTGGAAGAGTACTGGTGCCAGTGTGTTGCCTGGAGCTCTTCTGGCACCACCAAGAGTCAGAAGGCCTATGTGCGGATTGCTT ACCTGCGGAAGAACTTTGAACAAGAGCCAGTGGCCAAAGAGGTTTCtattgagcaggggattgtgCTGCCTTGTCGCCCTCCAGAGGGGATCCCTCCTGCTGAA GTTGAGTGGCTGCGCAACGAAGAGCTCCTGGACCCCACGCTGGACCCAAATTTCTACATCACCCTGGAGCATAGCCTGGTGGTGAAGCAGGCCCGTCTAGCTGACACAGGCAACTATACCTGCGTGGCCAAGAATATTGTAGCCCGGCGTCGCAGTTCACCGGCCGCCATCACTGTCTATG TGAATGGTGGCTGGTCGACGTGGACGGATTGGTCAGCCTGCAGCACCAGCTGTGGACGGGGCTGGCAGAAGCGGAGCCGGAGCTGCACCAACCCAACGCCACTCAACGGGGGTGCCTTCTGTGAGGGCCAGAATGTGCAGAAAAGTTCCTGCGCCACCCTGTGCCCAG TGCCTGGTGGGTGGTCAGCCTGGAGCCTGTGGTCGGAGTGTGGTGCAGACTGTACACATTGGCGTAGCCGTGAGTGCTCTGATCCAGCACCCCGGAACGGCGGGGAAGAGTGCCAGGGGCCTGAACTGGAGACCCGCAACTGCACCAGTGAGCTGTGTGCTCACG GGACTGGTGGCTCTGAGGATGTGGCTTTATACGTGGGCCTAATGGCTGTGGCTGTCTGCCTGGTGCTGCTGCTCCTGGTAGTGACTCTGGTCTATTGCCGCAAGAAGGAAGGCCTGGATTCGGATGTGGCTGACTCTTCTATTCTCACCGCTGGTTTCCAGCCAGTCAGCATCAAGCCCACCAAAGCAG ATAACTCCCACTTGCTGACTATCCAGCCTGACTTGAGTACCGCTACCATGACCTACCAGGGCTCACTGTGCTCACGTCAGGACGGACCCAGCAAGTTCCAGCTTGGCAACGGGCACCTGCTGAGCCCGCTGGGCAGTGGACGCCACACTTTGCACCATAGTTCACCTAGTGCTGACCCAGTGGACTTTGTCTCGCGATTCTCTACCCAGAGTTTCTTCCGCTCTTTACCCAGGAGTGGTGCTAACATGGCATATGGGACCTTCAACTTCCTGGGCGGACGCTTAATGATACCCAACGCAG GTGTCAGCCTGCTCATCCCACCTGATGCCATCCCACGAGGGAAGATCTATGAAATCTACCTGACACTGCACAAGCAGGAGGATGTGAG attgcccctggctggctgcCAGACCCTGCTGAGCCCCATTATCAGCTGTGGCCCTCCTGGGGTGCTGCTCACCAGGCCCGTCATCCtagccatggatcactgtgtgGAGCCGAACCCTGAGACCTGGAGTCTGCACCTCAAAAAGCAATCGTGTGAGGGCACATGGGAG GATGTGTTGCACCTGGGCGAGCCAGTGCCCTCAGAACTCTACCACTGCCAGCTGGAACCTCAGGCTTGCTACATCTTCACAGAGCAACTGGGGCGCTTTGCCTTGGTGGGGGAATCCCTCAGCATGGCTGCCTCTAAACGCCTCAAGCTGGTCCTCTTTGCCCCCACTACTTGTAGTGGTCTGGAATACGATGTCCGGGTATACTGCCTCAGTGACACCCGTGATGCACTCAAG GAAGTGGTCCAAATAGAGAAGCAGATGGGAGGACAGCTGATCGGTGCGCCACGGATCCTGCACTTCAAGGACAGTTACCATAATTTGCGACTCTCCATCCATGATGTGCCCAGCTCCCTGTGGAAGAGCAAGCTCCTCGTCAGCTATCAG GAGATCCCCTTCTATCACCTTTGGAGTGGGTTGCAGCCCTATCTGCACTGCACCTTCACCCTGGAGCGACTCAGCACCAGCACTTGCCAGCTGGCGTGCAAAATCTGGATCTGGCAGGTTGAAGgtgatgggcagagcttcaataTTGACTTTGACATCTCAAAG GATGCACGGTTCTCAGACTGGCTGCCCCCAGATCATGAGGCTGGCTCCCCTGCCCTGGTGGGCCCCAGTGCCTTCAAGATCCCCTTCCTCATCCGCCAGAAGATTATAAGCAGCCTGGATCCACCAGGAGCCCGTGGAGCAGACTGGAGAGTACTAGCTCAGAAGCTGCACCTCGACAG CCATCTCAGCTTCTTTGCTTCAAAACCCAGCCCAACAGCCATGATCTTGAACTTATGGGAGGCACACCACTTTCCCAACGGAAACctcaaccagctggctgctgcTGTGGCTGAGGTGGGCAAGCAGGACAGCTCCCTCTTCATGGTTTCAGAAGCCGAGTGCTAA